In a single window of the Gracilimonas sp. genome:
- the ribH gene encoding 6,7-dimethyl-8-ribityllumazine synthase — protein MAAELIEGDTNPGKVKIGIVVSRWNSMITDKMLEGALKALKGNGIDETDITIVKCPGSYEIPLTVQKVIENRDVAGVVALGVVIRGGTPHFEYVCDAVNRGITDLILKHNKPVAFGVLTTDDVKQAMERAGEKGNKGGEAALALLEMISMEQKLTS, from the coding sequence ATGGCTGCAGAGTTGATAGAAGGAGATACAAACCCCGGAAAAGTGAAGATTGGTATTGTGGTATCCAGGTGGAATTCAATGATTACCGACAAGATGCTTGAAGGAGCCTTAAAAGCACTGAAAGGAAATGGAATTGATGAGACAGATATCACCATAGTGAAATGTCCTGGTTCTTACGAAATACCTTTGACGGTACAGAAAGTGATAGAAAATCGCGATGTAGCTGGAGTGGTAGCTCTTGGAGTAGTAATCAGGGGAGGAACTCCTCATTTTGAATACGTTTGTGACGCTGTAAACAGGGGAATAACCGATTTAATTTTAAAACATAATAAACCCGTGGCGTTTGGAGTTTTAACTACCGATGATGTTAAGCAAGCTATGGAACGAGCCGGCGAAAAAGGGAATAAGGGCGGAGAAGCCGCGTTAGCCCTTTTGGAGATGATATCAATGGAACAAAAACTAACTTCCTGA
- a CDS encoding isoprenyl transferase, which yields MKELTLTNTIQTEDDKKNQENLKNSGEIPLHIAIIMDGNGRWAKSKGSIRLHGHKVGVDSVRDITESCAQLGVKYLTLYAFSTENWGRPSAEVQGLMRLLVSSLRKEAENLNKNDIRLATIGQMNRFPKNCQNELQEAIELTKDNKLLELCLALSYSGRWDITEAVKKIANHVKEGRLDPELINDQMISDHLSTADVPDPDLIIRTSGEYRISNFLLWQLAYSELYITKTYWPDFRRDELYEAIRSYQQRDRRFGKIQSSKDEKSYSSRLVNKKS from the coding sequence TTGAAAGAGCTTACTTTAACAAACACCATACAGACTGAAGACGATAAGAAGAACCAGGAGAACCTGAAGAACTCGGGTGAGATTCCTCTTCATATAGCCATCATTATGGATGGAAACGGGCGCTGGGCTAAAAGCAAAGGCAGTATTCGTCTTCACGGTCATAAAGTGGGGGTCGACTCAGTTCGTGATATCACAGAATCTTGTGCCCAATTAGGCGTCAAATACCTGACGCTCTATGCATTTTCAACGGAGAACTGGGGCCGTCCGTCAGCGGAAGTTCAGGGTTTGATGAGGTTATTGGTGTCCTCTCTCAGAAAAGAAGCGGAAAACCTCAATAAGAATGACATCCGTTTGGCAACAATAGGTCAGATGAATCGATTTCCTAAAAATTGTCAAAATGAGCTTCAGGAGGCAATTGAACTCACTAAAGACAATAAACTATTGGAATTGTGCTTGGCACTGAGTTATTCAGGTCGTTGGGATATTACTGAGGCAGTTAAGAAAATAGCCAATCATGTAAAGGAAGGCCGTTTAGATCCGGAACTTATTAACGATCAGATGATAAGCGATCACCTTTCTACCGCAGATGTACCGGACCCGGATTTAATTATCCGAACCAGTGGAGAGTATCGTATCAGTAACTTTTTATTATGGCAATTGGCGTATTCAGAACTTTACATTACAAAAACCTATTGGCCAGACTTCAGAAGAGATGAATTATATGAAGCCATTCGTTCCTATCAACAAAGAGATCGAAGGTTTGGAAAAATTCAATCATCTAAAGACGAAAAATCATATTCATCTCGTTTAGTAAACAAAAAATCATAA
- the bamA gene encoding outer membrane protein assembly factor BamA, protein MKRLLFATLLTFGFTSHLLQAQDIELTDPTELTPVEYQIMEVTVEGNKNTREQFIKNASTLVEGSSITYPGGEKLTRAISRLYRSGLFSDVKIYVTERTSTGISFLIKVEEQARILEYKLKGIKRSERRDLEDLLVLTPGTVITESAIGQAKNTIRRFYENKGFWYTEIETSTKEVENVEDRVRLIFDIKPGKRLEVKDIVFQGAEEFKDRKLRRKIKPLKEDAWWKIFGKKVYKEEEFEEGKESVLSFYRQNGFTDVRIIEDSVYTYKHDGLFKDKTGLRVVVTIEEGPQYKVRNVTWDGNTVYSDERLSEALGFQRGDIFNQQKFDQNVNINQKNTDINSLYQNIGYLFFQAIPTITKVADDSLDIHFDIYEDEIATIRHVSFSGNTRTHDDVVRRTLRTTPGNRYSRDAIIRTIRELGTLGFFDPQNIEPDVLPNQQDKTVDINYRLDDSQSTSNFEFSGGYGGPTIGVILSARVNFNNFSLKRAFEKGGWTPIPSGDGQNLSLGVQVTGTGYQSYSFGFQEPWFRGKPTSVGVNVSYNLLNYSGSTERNELFSSSVSMGKRLKWPDDYFSTRSIIGYQLYNIEGNSSFLADGTSSLLTFEQVLERNSVDNPISPITGSKFTLSFEAAPPLPGFSEYYKLRTEYQHHVPIVDKLVLTSQVQYGYIGYFTQDKRSELNKFLVGGTQLQQRQSFLYDNIDLRGYPGGTTTSISPIVDGRKVAGTIFSKYSMEMRYPAVSNEQVQIIPYAFTDAGNSYLDFNDFDPFRVKRSAGFGVRLYLPILGLIDLSYGYRLDGVTVPNGNDIQPGNWEFLFNIGAPF, encoded by the coding sequence TTGAAAAGATTACTTTTTGCAACTTTATTGACATTCGGCTTCACATCTCATCTTTTACAGGCTCAGGATATTGAATTAACAGACCCAACTGAACTAACCCCTGTTGAATATCAAATTATGGAGGTTACAGTAGAAGGGAATAAAAACACCCGAGAGCAATTTATAAAAAATGCGAGTACACTCGTTGAAGGAAGCTCTATTACCTATCCGGGTGGGGAGAAGCTGACCCGAGCAATAAGTCGTTTGTATCGTTCAGGTCTTTTTTCTGATGTAAAGATCTATGTCACAGAACGTACTTCCACAGGCATTAGTTTTCTTATCAAAGTAGAAGAACAAGCGAGAATCCTGGAGTACAAATTAAAGGGAATAAAGCGCTCTGAACGTCGTGATCTGGAAGACTTATTAGTACTAACACCCGGAACAGTTATAACAGAATCTGCAATTGGGCAGGCAAAGAATACCATTCGACGGTTTTATGAGAATAAAGGGTTTTGGTACACTGAAATAGAAACAAGTACCAAAGAAGTAGAAAACGTAGAAGACCGTGTTAGGTTGATTTTTGACATAAAGCCGGGTAAGCGCTTAGAGGTTAAGGATATTGTTTTTCAGGGTGCCGAAGAGTTTAAAGACAGGAAGCTCCGCAGAAAGATAAAACCGCTTAAAGAAGATGCATGGTGGAAAATATTCGGTAAAAAAGTATACAAAGAAGAAGAATTTGAAGAAGGGAAAGAGAGCGTTCTGAGTTTCTATCGCCAAAATGGATTTACAGATGTCCGGATTATCGAAGACTCAGTTTATACTTATAAACATGATGGCTTATTTAAGGATAAAACAGGGCTTAGAGTTGTAGTAACCATCGAAGAAGGTCCACAATATAAGGTTCGAAATGTTACCTGGGATGGCAATACTGTGTATAGCGATGAGCGGTTATCTGAGGCGCTTGGTTTTCAAAGAGGAGATATATTTAATCAGCAAAAGTTTGATCAGAATGTAAATATCAACCAAAAGAACACCGATATTAACAGCCTCTATCAGAATATAGGGTACTTATTCTTCCAGGCTATTCCTACCATAACAAAAGTGGCAGATGACTCCCTTGACATTCATTTCGATATATATGAAGACGAGATTGCAACGATAAGGCACGTCAGTTTCTCTGGAAATACACGAACTCACGACGACGTCGTTCGCCGGACACTTAGAACCACTCCTGGAAACCGCTATAGCAGAGATGCGATCATCAGAACTATTCGGGAACTGGGAACACTGGGATTCTTTGACCCGCAAAATATTGAACCTGATGTGTTACCTAATCAGCAAGACAAAACTGTTGATATAAATTATCGATTAGATGACAGTCAAAGCACAAGTAATTTCGAGTTTTCAGGTGGGTACGGCGGCCCAACTATCGGGGTAATTCTGTCAGCAAGGGTGAACTTTAATAACTTTTCTTTAAAAAGAGCATTTGAAAAAGGAGGGTGGACGCCTATCCCTTCAGGAGATGGTCAAAATTTATCATTGGGAGTTCAGGTTACCGGAACAGGATATCAGAGTTACAGTTTTGGATTTCAGGAGCCTTGGTTTCGGGGAAAACCGACTTCTGTAGGTGTCAATGTTTCTTATAATTTATTGAACTACAGTGGATCTACGGAAAGAAATGAGCTGTTTTCAAGTTCAGTATCGATGGGTAAGCGACTGAAATGGCCAGATGATTATTTCTCAACCCGGTCAATTATTGGATACCAGTTGTACAATATTGAAGGAAATTCTTCTTTTCTTGCTGACGGAACATCCAGCCTTTTAACATTCGAGCAGGTACTGGAAAGAAACTCTGTTGATAATCCTATTTCCCCAATAACAGGATCAAAATTTACACTTTCTTTTGAAGCTGCGCCTCCATTGCCTGGATTCTCAGAATATTACAAACTCCGAACGGAGTACCAGCATCATGTGCCAATTGTTGATAAATTGGTGTTAACAAGCCAGGTGCAATACGGTTATATAGGATATTTTACTCAGGATAAACGAAGTGAGCTTAATAAATTCCTGGTTGGTGGAACTCAGCTACAGCAGCGGCAAAGCTTCTTGTATGATAATATCGACCTGCGTGGTTACCCGGGGGGCACAACCACAAGTATTTCCCCTATCGTTGACGGGCGTAAAGTTGCAGGTACAATCTTTAGTAAGTACTCTATGGAGATGAGATATCCGGCTGTTTCAAATGAGCAGGTACAGATAATTCCATATGCTTTTACTGATGCGGGTAATTCCTATCTGGATTTTAACGACTTCGATCCATTCCGTGTAAAAAGATCAGCTGGTTTTGGTGTTAGATTGTATCTTCCAATATTAGGTTTGATTGATCTAAGTTATGGTTACAGGCTTGATGGTGTAACTGTACCTAATGGAAATGATATACAACCGGGTAACTGGGAATTCTTATTTAACATAGGAGCACCGTTCTAA
- a CDS encoding PHP domain-containing protein produces the protein MLPKADLHIHTTCSDGRLSPEEAVQVAKDKKLVSLSITDHDTCKGYFQAIEKAGELDIELIPGVEITSVLGDKEVHILAYYFDPDTNYLEEFLNEQKKARKNRIKGIIKTVKKSGIDVDYDEVWAEANGANIGRPHLARVLAQKGYVSSPKEAFIRYLSNQKLGSIESTYPDYREVIEIIRNVGGASVVAHPGKLYSSDELESFVGAGIDGIECIHPSHNFKLQKKYTEFCEEHGLLMTGGSDTHEGAEAGYTNMGVVTIAYKHVEKMKKMTEQRKNITEIKN, from the coding sequence ATGCTCCCTAAAGCGGATTTACATATCCACACCACTTGCTCTGATGGCCGTTTATCGCCTGAGGAGGCTGTACAGGTGGCAAAGGATAAAAAGCTTGTCAGCCTTTCTATTACAGATCATGATACGTGTAAAGGGTATTTTCAGGCTATTGAAAAGGCTGGTGAACTGGATATCGAGCTAATCCCGGGGGTAGAGATTACATCTGTGCTGGGAGATAAGGAAGTACATATACTTGCGTACTATTTTGATCCGGACACAAATTACCTTGAAGAATTTCTTAACGAGCAAAAAAAAGCCCGTAAAAACCGCATAAAAGGAATTATCAAAACTGTAAAAAAATCAGGTATTGATGTAGATTATGATGAGGTTTGGGCTGAAGCAAATGGAGCTAATATTGGCAGACCCCATCTGGCAAGAGTGCTTGCACAAAAAGGATATGTAAGTAGTCCTAAAGAAGCTTTTATCCGATACCTTAGCAATCAGAAATTAGGTTCCATCGAAAGTACATACCCTGATTACCGTGAAGTAATTGAGATTATCAGAAATGTAGGTGGCGCAAGTGTGGTGGCTCATCCGGGCAAGCTTTATTCTTCGGATGAACTAGAGTCATTTGTAGGGGCAGGCATTGATGGAATTGAATGTATTCATCCCAGTCATAACTTCAAGCTTCAAAAAAAATACACAGAATTTTGTGAGGAGCACGGGTTATTGATGACAGGAGGAAGTGATACACATGAGGGTGCGGAAGCCGGATATACAAATATGGGAGTAGTCACTATTGCTTACAAGCATGTTGAGAAGATGAAAAAAATGACAGAACAACGAAAAAATATCACCGAAATAAAGAATTAG